The genomic region ATCTTGTTATAACCTCATCGGTTCTTTGTTTTAATTCTGCTTTCTCAAATCCATAAATCTCAGCTATTAATTCAATATTTTCTCTGACCGTAAGATTAGGAGCGACTGCTGTTTCTTGCGGTGATACGCCTATAAGCTGTTTGATTTTCTGAGCCTGTGTTTTGGGGTCATACCCCATAATTGAAATATCGCCTTGTGTAGGATTGATAAGACAAGACAGCATTTTTATAGTTGTTGTTTTGCCTGCGCCATTGACACCCAAAAGCGCATATAACTCTCCTTGCATAATTTCCAAACACAAGTCATTTACAGCGATAACATCACCAAATTGTTTTTTTAGTCTATCTGTTTTTATTGCTATCATTTTTTCTTACTCCAAAAATTTATTCATCTTTTTTATTAAGGATGCTGTCAGCCACCGCTTGAAAAATTTCAGTTTTTATCAATGCCAAACCACCTTGATTAATATCTCCAAGCATAAGCAAGCTGTCGCCCGGTTTTA from Clostridia bacterium harbors:
- a CDS encoding AbrB/MazE/SpoVT family DNA-binding domain-containing protein, with translation MKENSGRYIFGVCKVGEKGQIVIPKEAREVFDIKPGDSLLMLGDINQGGLALIKTEIFQAVADSILNKKDE
- a CDS encoding ABC transporter ATP-binding protein — translated: MIAIKTDRLKKQFGDVIAVNDLCLEIMQGELYALLGVNGAGKTTTIKMLSCLINPTQGDISIMGYDPKTQAQKIKQLIGVSPQETAVAPNLTVRENIELIAEIYGFEKAELKQRTDEVITRLKLIDLESKKAKNLSGGYQRRLSIAMALVTSPKILFLDEPTLGLDVLARHELWKIIGSLKGNTTIILTTHYMEEAENLSDRIGIMAKGKLVAQGSAQELKEMAHTTDFEEAFVALATKEN